A genome region from Nocardia sp. NBC_00565 includes the following:
- a CDS encoding GNAT family N-acetyltransferase, which yields MSSSSLSGIRLGPTTLHGATIVLRPPRVDDFAQWRRIRLRDQRYIEPFWSSSPLDWNARHTGRLWVRECLSVRAEARAGHRLSLVIEVDGRFAGQIELVSIETATGSAEMGLWVDAQVARHGIGGLASSMALDFGFGPAGLQRITAPISPANLATARGAAQLGFQREAMMTRYFDVGGARRDHELWAITNAAIPPNGFARHWIDNHAVQHPEITPPAAADTSADIPLSRTTVLVSVARHCAGRALHRFDPLRTPASVRLTDSGDPTVVLRSRRLLDWASWRAARISTRNALDPDLTAPGAAWARQHGRWRWLREFLFARPGLRSMRGLVLAIAVDGDYAGECRLFDLDMFDRNARMFVWTDPAVAGERVRIAATRLLLDHAFTTLGLCRVATAIEPGDVHAADVAARVGMVREGRMHCFVGATGRRADYDLWAVTTPIDQT from the coding sequence ATGTCCAGCAGTTCGTTGTCCGGAATCCGGCTCGGACCGACGACATTGCACGGCGCGACGATCGTGTTGCGCCCGCCGCGCGTCGACGATTTCGCGCAATGGCGGCGGATCCGGCTACGCGATCAGCGCTATATCGAACCCTTCTGGTCCAGCTCGCCGCTGGATTGGAACGCGCGGCACACCGGCAGGCTCTGGGTCCGTGAATGTCTCAGCGTGCGCGCGGAGGCGCGGGCGGGTCATCGGCTGTCACTGGTAATCGAGGTCGACGGCAGGTTCGCGGGCCAGATCGAACTCGTCTCGATCGAGACCGCCACCGGCTCGGCCGAAATGGGGCTCTGGGTGGACGCGCAGGTGGCGCGCCACGGTATCGGCGGTCTGGCCTCGTCCATGGCGCTGGACTTCGGTTTCGGACCGGCCGGCCTGCAGCGCATCACCGCGCCGATCTCCCCGGCCAACCTCGCCACCGCTCGCGGCGCGGCGCAGCTCGGCTTCCAACGGGAAGCGATGATGACCAGGTACTTCGATGTCGGCGGGGCGCGACGCGACCACGAACTGTGGGCGATCACCAATGCGGCAATACCGCCGAACGGCTTCGCGCGGCACTGGATCGACAATCACGCCGTCCAGCACCCGGAGATAACACCACCAGCGGCGGCCGACACCAGTGCCGATATTCCGCTGAGCCGGACCACGGTGCTGGTCTCCGTCGCCAGGCACTGTGCGGGCCGGGCCTTGCATCGGTTCGATCCGCTGCGCACGCCGGCCTCCGTCCGGCTCACCGATTCCGGCGATCCGACGGTGGTGCTGCGCAGTCGCCGATTGCTCGACTGGGCGTCCTGGCGCGCGGCGCGGATCAGTACGCGAAACGCACTCGATCCCGATCTCACGGCGCCGGGCGCGGCGTGGGCGCGACAGCACGGCCGGTGGCGTTGGTTGCGCGAATTCCTTTTCGCCCGACCAGGTTTGCGCTCCATGCGCGGTCTGGTGCTGGCCATCGCGGTGGACGGCGACTACGCGGGCGAATGCCGGTTGTTCGATCTGGACATGTTCGATCGCAACGCGCGGATGTTCGTGTGGACCGATCCGGCCGTAGCTGGTGAACGGGTCCGGATCGCGGCCACCCGGCTGCTACTCGACCACGCGTTCACCACGCTCGGCCTGTGCCGGGTGGCGACCGCCATCGAACCCGGTGACGTGCATGCGGCCGATGTCGCCGCCCGCGTCGGCATGGTCCGCGAGGGGCGGATGCACTGCTTCGTCGGCGCCACCGGCCGTCGCGCGGATTACGACCTGTGGGCGGTTACCACCCCTATCGACCAGACGTGA
- a CDS encoding glutamate-1-semialdehyde 2,1-aminomutase codes for MDHVDRDSPTARRNRFARSNELQARLHDLVPGGAHTYARGPDQYPEFMAPILVRGEGCRVWDADGNCYIEYGMGLRSVTLGHAYRPVVEAVTKAIADGVSFSRPTELELLAAQDFLSLVPGADMVKFAKNGSDATTAAVRLARAATGRTVIAVCDQPFFSVDDWFIGTTPMDSGIPTEAVAGTVGFGYNDLPSLAAVLDTGAVAAVVLEAATALHEPEPGFLEGVRELCDRHRTLLIFDEMITGFRWSAGGAQAIYGVTPDLSCWGKAMGNGFPISALAGKREFMELGGLRTDRDRVFLLSTTHGPESGSLAAFRAVAHEYTTGDPIARMEHAGRLLADGVNAIAAELGIADYLQVLGRPSCLIFVTRDPEGQPSQEFRTLFLQELLERGVLGQSFVTSAAHTESDIAQTITACGESATVYRKAIEQGTVDGLLEGRPVAPAIRRKAAPRQIAAVPE; via the coding sequence ATGGACCACGTTGACCGCGACAGCCCTACGGCCCGCCGCAACCGCTTCGCGCGCAGCAACGAACTCCAAGCGCGGTTGCACGACCTGGTACCCGGCGGCGCGCACACCTACGCCCGCGGACCCGACCAATATCCGGAATTCATGGCACCGATCCTGGTGCGCGGCGAGGGCTGCCGAGTCTGGGATGCCGACGGCAACTGCTATATCGAGTACGGCATGGGGCTGCGCTCGGTCACCCTCGGCCACGCGTACCGCCCGGTTGTCGAGGCGGTGACCAAAGCCATCGCCGACGGTGTCAGCTTCAGCCGCCCGACCGAACTCGAACTGCTGGCGGCACAGGACTTCCTGTCGCTGGTGCCGGGCGCGGATATGGTCAAATTCGCCAAGAACGGCTCCGACGCGACCACCGCCGCGGTCCGGCTGGCTCGCGCCGCGACCGGGCGCACTGTCATCGCGGTCTGCGATCAACCGTTCTTCTCGGTGGACGACTGGTTCATCGGGACCACCCCGATGGACAGCGGTATCCCCACCGAGGCCGTCGCGGGGACCGTGGGCTTCGGGTACAACGACCTGCCCTCGCTGGCCGCCGTGCTCGACACCGGCGCGGTCGCCGCGGTCGTGCTGGAGGCGGCCACCGCACTGCACGAACCCGAGCCCGGCTTCCTTGAAGGAGTGCGCGAACTCTGCGATCGGCACCGCACGCTACTCATCTTCGACGAGATGATCACCGGATTCCGCTGGTCGGCGGGCGGGGCGCAGGCCATCTATGGCGTCACGCCCGACCTGTCCTGTTGGGGCAAGGCCATGGGCAATGGCTTTCCGATCTCGGCACTGGCTGGTAAGCGCGAGTTCATGGAGCTCGGCGGGCTGCGCACCGACCGCGATCGAGTCTTCCTGCTCTCCACCACGCACGGCCCGGAGTCGGGCTCACTCGCCGCGTTTCGCGCCGTCGCCCACGAATACACCACCGGCGACCCGATCGCGCGGATGGAGCACGCCGGTCGACTGCTCGCCGACGGCGTCAATGCCATCGCCGCCGAATTGGGCATCGCCGACTACCTGCAGGTGCTCGGTCGCCCCTCCTGCCTGATCTTCGTCACGCGCGATCCCGAAGGCCAACCCTCGCAGGAGTTCCGCACGCTGTTCCTGCAGGAACTGCTGGAACGCGGCGTGCTCGGCCAGTCCTTCGTCACCTCGGCCGCCCATACCGAATCCGATATCGCCCAGACCATTACCGCCTGCGGTGAGTCGGCGACGGTGTACCGCAAGGCAATTGAGCAAGGCACGGTGGACGGACTGTTGGAGGGACGCCCGGTGGCACCCGCCATCCGGCGCAAGGCCGCGCCGCGACAGATCGCCGCGGTGCCCGAATGA
- a CDS encoding GAF and ANTAR domain-containing protein, translated as MGPASDDRHRDRCTEPLPHSTQLLRILVRAVDALASDFDVVELCQQLLEACTEVTGAADAGLLLADQRGDLQVLASTTEAPRLLELLHHEGPGQLAYRSKSPATVPDLRTAGDRWPEFAPAALAAGFGSAYAVPLRLHHDSIGALTIFAAPAAALGHLSLRIGQILADIAAIGVAHHIVLAHAATIHVQLPTALNTRVTIEQAKGVLAERGSRDMDLAFELMRSHARATGLRLTDIAGDIIEGRVDLTADAKD; from the coding sequence ATGGGGCCCGCATCCGACGATCGGCACCGCGACCGATGCACCGAGCCACTACCGCATTCGACGCAGCTATTGCGGATACTTGTCCGCGCGGTAGACGCCCTCGCCAGCGATTTCGACGTGGTCGAGCTGTGTCAGCAGTTGCTCGAGGCCTGCACCGAAGTGACCGGCGCGGCCGATGCCGGACTACTGCTCGCCGATCAGCGCGGCGATCTGCAGGTGCTCGCCTCCACCACCGAAGCGCCGCGTCTGCTGGAACTGCTGCACCACGAGGGCCCCGGCCAGTTGGCGTACCGCAGCAAGAGTCCGGCGACCGTCCCCGATCTGCGAACCGCCGGCGACCGCTGGCCGGAGTTCGCACCCGCCGCGTTGGCCGCGGGGTTCGGCTCGGCCTACGCCGTGCCGCTGCGGCTGCACCACGACAGCATCGGCGCGCTCACGATCTTCGCCGCGCCCGCCGCCGCGCTGGGGCACCTGAGTCTGCGCATCGGGCAGATACTCGCCGATATCGCGGCCATCGGCGTCGCGCATCACATCGTGCTCGCCCACGCCGCGACGATCCACGTGCAGTTGCCCACCGCTTTGAATACCCGGGTGACGATCGAGCAGGCGAAAGGCGTGCTGGCCGAGCGCGGCAGCCGGGATATGGATCTGGCCTTCGAACTCATGCGCAGTCATGCCCGCGCCACCGGCCTACGGCTCACCGATATCGCCGGTGACATCATCGAAGGTCGTGTCGACCTCACCGCCGACGCGAAGGACTGA
- a CDS encoding GAF and ANTAR domain-containing protein — translation MSDNEVLVVAAARLAELLPVLGNTSEMVRQLMHSAITALDLAGCTVMLMPDETLTPDEQSRFAAADPEEFVDIELCQHSSARGPSMDVFRTGEPIAVDEIGRRRDRWPEFSAEAVRHGVSSLAEIPMRVGSTTVGALGLYGPAPRAWTDSDLSVGGLLASMATGHILNAHVLRRQQRVTEQLQHALDARIVVEQAKGVIANARRTTPEAAYELIRQHARKNRVAVQAVAKGVVELGLRI, via the coding sequence GTGTCTGATAACGAGGTGCTTGTTGTGGCCGCGGCGCGGCTCGCGGAATTGCTGCCCGTGCTCGGTAACACGTCAGAGATGGTGCGACAGCTGATGCACAGCGCCATCACCGCACTGGACTTGGCGGGTTGCACCGTCATGCTGATGCCGGACGAGACGCTCACCCCCGACGAGCAGTCGCGCTTCGCCGCGGCGGACCCGGAGGAATTCGTCGACATAGAACTCTGTCAGCACAGCAGTGCCCGCGGTCCGAGCATGGATGTGTTCCGTACCGGCGAGCCGATCGCGGTCGACGAGATCGGCCGGCGGCGCGACCGCTGGCCGGAGTTCTCGGCCGAGGCGGTCCGGCACGGGGTGTCCTCGCTGGCGGAGATCCCGATGCGGGTGGGCTCGACCACGGTGGGCGCGCTCGGCCTCTACGGCCCGGCGCCGCGGGCCTGGACCGACAGCGATCTCTCGGTAGGTGGACTGCTGGCCAGCATGGCGACCGGGCATATCTTGAACGCTCATGTCCTGCGCCGCCAACAGCGGGTGACCGAGCAGCTCCAGCACGCGCTGGATGCACGGATCGTCGTCGAACAGGCCAAGGGGGTGATCGCCAATGCCAGGCGAACCACGCCGGAGGCCGCGTACGAGCTGATTCGGCAGCATGCGCGCAAGAATCGGGTCGCGGTGCAGGCGGTGGCGAAGGGCGTCGTGGAACTCGGCCTGCGCATCTGA
- a CDS encoding glycosyltransferase, producing the protein MFEPRIAIVHERFTEFGGSEAVVGEFVETWPGARVFAPIVDPAGVRPPLTSVHDTWLSRAHAATRTHAPLLPFVPRALRRLPLRGEFDAVLISHHAFATQAVFATDAPTIVYVHSPARWAWDPEFRAQEAGGRAGQLALTALGHLARRAELRAAPHLTHVIANSHAVADRIRDWWNLPSTVINPPVQVDDFTPDPAVPREDFFLAAGRLVPYKRPDLAIRAAQRAGVRLVILGDGRFRPYLDAIAGPETTFLGATSFQTLLDRYRRCRALLMPGVEDFGIVPVEAMACGTPVLAVDQGGARDTVRPGVTGEYIEHGTDEHVIEGLATAMREFDPDAYDPAVIRAHAMTFSSKVFRANIADTVASALGST; encoded by the coding sequence CTGTTCGAGCCGCGCATCGCGATCGTGCACGAAAGGTTCACCGAGTTCGGCGGTTCGGAGGCCGTGGTCGGTGAATTCGTCGAAACCTGGCCCGGCGCACGGGTATTCGCCCCGATTGTCGATCCCGCTGGCGTGCGCCCACCGTTGACCTCGGTGCACGACACCTGGCTGAGCCGGGCCCACGCCGCGACCCGCACGCATGCTCCGCTGCTCCCCTTCGTGCCGCGCGCGCTGCGTCGGCTACCGTTGCGCGGCGAGTTCGACGCGGTCCTCATCAGCCATCACGCCTTCGCCACCCAGGCCGTATTCGCCACGGACGCACCGACGATCGTGTACGTGCACAGCCCGGCGCGCTGGGCCTGGGACCCCGAATTCCGAGCCCAGGAAGCGGGCGGGCGCGCGGGCCAACTCGCACTCACCGCACTCGGTCACCTCGCGCGCCGCGCCGAACTGCGCGCCGCCCCACACCTCACGCACGTCATCGCCAACTCACACGCCGTCGCCGATCGCATCCGCGACTGGTGGAATCTGCCCTCGACCGTCATCAATCCCCCGGTCCAGGTCGACGACTTCACCCCCGATCCGGCCGTCCCCCGCGAGGACTTCTTCCTCGCCGCGGGCCGCCTGGTCCCGTACAAGCGCCCCGACCTGGCCATTCGCGCCGCCCAGCGGGCGGGCGTACGCCTGGTCATCCTCGGTGACGGCCGCTTCCGCCCGTACCTCGACGCCATCGCGGGCCCCGAAACCACCTTCCTCGGCGCCACCTCCTTCCAGACCCTGCTGGACAGGTACCGCCGCTGCCGCGCCCTGCTCATGCCCGGCGTCGAGGACTTCGGCATCGTCCCCGTCGAGGCAATGGCCTGCGGCACACCGGTTCTCGCCGTCGATCAAGGCGGCGCCCGCGATACCGTGCGCCCCGGGGTGACCGGCGAGTACATCGAACACGGCACCGACGAGCACGTCATCGAGGGCTTGGCTACGGCCATGCGCGAGTTCGACCCCGACGCCTACGATCCAGCGGTCATCCGCGCCCACGCAATGACCTTCTCCTCCAAGGTATTCCGAGCGAATATCGCCGACACCGTCGCCAGCGCCCTCGGCTCCACGTAA
- a CDS encoding sigma-70 family RNA polymerase sigma factor, whose protein sequence is MSHHLFVWGLIVIMLAPQRPERISTSRGRFSRPHRDSVDTESINVDPELVHRVGGGDQAAFAELYRRTHGLVYRRVLAIVRDRGYAEETCHDVYLEVWRCAVAFDEHRGSVLTWLRMLAHRQAVDRVRHERAVLDHNHSWGSRDYQPPTDVVAEEALRRDERAALRKSLTNLTALQHESIALAYYSGLTYPQVAARLGVGLPTVKSRIRAGLEHLKTDLTDHREAVTP, encoded by the coding sequence TTGTCGCATCATCTGTTTGTCTGGGGGCTCATCGTGATCATGCTCGCGCCACAACGGCCCGAACGAATTTCAACCAGTCGAGGACGCTTTTCGCGTCCGCACCGTGATTCGGTCGATACCGAATCCATCAATGTCGATCCCGAATTGGTACACCGCGTCGGCGGTGGCGATCAAGCGGCGTTCGCCGAGCTCTACCGGCGTACCCACGGCCTCGTCTACCGCCGCGTGCTCGCCATCGTCCGCGATCGCGGGTACGCCGAAGAGACCTGTCACGACGTCTACCTCGAGGTGTGGCGCTGCGCGGTCGCCTTCGACGAGCACCGCGGCTCGGTGCTGACCTGGCTGCGCATGCTGGCCCACCGCCAGGCCGTGGACCGGGTCCGGCACGAGCGCGCCGTCCTCGACCACAACCATTCCTGGGGCAGTCGTGACTACCAGCCGCCGACCGATGTGGTCGCCGAGGAGGCGCTACGGCGCGATGAACGAGCAGCGCTGCGCAAGAGTCTCACCAATCTGACCGCTCTGCAGCACGAATCCATCGCTCTCGCTTACTATTCCGGCCTCACCTATCCGCAGGTGGCCGCGCGCCTCGGCGTCGGCCTGCCCACCGTCAAATCCCGGATCCGGGCCGGACTCGAGCACCTGAAGACCGACCTCACCGATCATCGGGAGGCCGTTACGCCGTAG
- a CDS encoding GAF and ANTAR domain-containing protein produces MGKFDQLTDEFLSALEFLTKRSADGGGIAALCGACVRVLPVQRAAILIHEREAGLQPWWATDPIATRVEAVQATAGQGPAVDAVAAGVPVLVADLAAIGARWPGFAGELNRVDAAGSMVAVPLRLGVVRFGVLDLYREQPGRPEPSVISAGLHIADLVIAQLVAGSTRSDHAATQWWDQPLTSRTIHQAAGMVIAQLGIDASDAYARLRAHAFAHGLSLAEVAQLVVGDRIRFDG; encoded by the coding sequence GTGGGGAAGTTCGATCAGTTGACCGATGAATTTCTATCGGCCCTCGAGTTTCTGACGAAGCGGTCGGCCGACGGCGGCGGCATCGCCGCTCTGTGCGGCGCCTGTGTGCGGGTGCTGCCGGTGCAGCGTGCCGCGATCCTGATTCACGAGCGCGAGGCCGGGCTGCAACCGTGGTGGGCCACCGATCCGATCGCGACGCGGGTGGAGGCCGTGCAGGCCACCGCGGGTCAGGGGCCCGCCGTGGACGCCGTTGCCGCGGGGGTGCCGGTGCTGGTCGCCGATCTGGCCGCGATCGGTGCACGGTGGCCGGGCTTCGCCGGTGAGCTGAATCGGGTCGATGCGGCCGGTTCGATGGTCGCGGTGCCGCTGCGGTTGGGTGTGGTGCGCTTCGGTGTGCTCGACCTGTATCGGGAACAGCCGGGACGGCCGGAACCGTCGGTGATTTCGGCGGGGTTGCATATCGCCGATCTCGTGATCGCGCAGTTGGTGGCCGGTTCGACGCGATCCGATCATGCCGCGACGCAGTGGTGGGATCAGCCGCTGACCAGCCGCACCATCCACCAGGCGGCCGGCATGGTGATCGCGCAGCTGGGTATCGACGCGTCGGACGCCTACGCGCGCCTACGCGCCCATGCCTTCGCACACGGTCTGTCGCTGGCCGAGGTGGCCCAGTTGGTGGTGGGCGACCGCATTCGCTTCGACGGTTGA
- a CDS encoding MarR family transcriptional regulator, producing the protein MIDRLERAGFVARTRDPHDRRRVVVELQIDRARSDIAPIFVPLIKSWRTGLADHDERDLQVIADFLAAVEQAFEYEVDRPRDAD; encoded by the coding sequence ATGATCGACCGGCTGGAGCGGGCCGGATTCGTTGCCCGTACGCGGGATCCGCATGATCGTCGCCGGGTGGTGGTCGAACTCCAGATCGACCGTGCCCGAAGCGATATCGCACCGATCTTCGTGCCGCTGATCAAGTCGTGGCGGACCGGGCTGGCCGACCACGACGAACGCGACCTACAGGTGATCGCCGACTTCCTGGCCGCCGTGGAGCAAGCCTTCGAATACGAGGTGGATCGTCCGCGCGATGCCGATTGA
- a CDS encoding SDR family oxidoreductase has translation MTTFIVTGGTGFLGRRVVQELLAADSEAIVHVLVRTASVAKFGELTAGWKGGERAFPMLGDLTADGLGLIEDAPRADHVIHLGAVYDMTADEQTAHAANVAGTRSVLELARELGAVLHHVSSVAVAGDHKGKFFEEDFDLGQRLTSPYHRTKFAAEKLVRESEGVRWRVYRPAIVVGDSRTGEMDKIDGPYYFFPAISRLGALPTELPMLLPELGSTNIVPVDYVASAMVELVRRSGLDGRTFHLVNPEPQPFGEIYGALAAAAGAPTGIGTVPGSGLALSGLAHIPGVATVRDFLLEQLGIPATVAPHTSFAADFVSDSTRAQLRGTGLTVPSFDSYAERLWQYWAEHLDPNRDRPGDSGDPLDGRVVLITGASSGIGLATAHAVAQRGATVVMVARGVEDLAAAAAAVRADGGVAHAYPCDITDSDGVEELVAGVLADHGHVDYLVNNAGRSIRRSVVNSTDRMHDFERTMAVNYFGAVRLILALLPSMRTRRFGHIVNISSIAVQTKVPRFAAYVASKSALDNFSEIAAVENRDADITFTSVRMPLVRTPMIAPTDLYRSLPVPDPERAAAIVVRALEDRPHRIDTPVGTFAQAVELLMPSVKRTIMHQGFRWFGESHAAQGKQTVVPGAQTDDADQESGRSALSYLAPVMLPLMTLPSPAARVTRVIPGLHW, from the coding sequence ATGACTACTTTCATCGTGACGGGCGGAACCGGATTCTTGGGCCGGAGGGTCGTTCAGGAACTGCTGGCGGCCGATTCCGAAGCCATTGTGCATGTGCTGGTTCGTACCGCGTCGGTAGCGAAATTCGGCGAACTCACCGCGGGCTGGAAAGGCGGCGAACGCGCCTTTCCGATGCTCGGTGATCTGACCGCCGATGGCCTCGGATTGATCGAGGATGCGCCGCGGGCCGACCACGTGATCCACCTCGGCGCGGTTTACGACATGACCGCCGATGAGCAGACCGCGCACGCGGCCAATGTCGCGGGCACCCGCTCGGTGCTCGAGCTGGCCCGCGAGCTGGGCGCGGTCCTGCACCACGTTTCCTCGGTGGCCGTGGCCGGTGATCACAAGGGCAAGTTCTTCGAGGAGGATTTCGATCTCGGCCAGCGGCTGACCTCGCCGTACCACCGCACCAAGTTCGCGGCGGAGAAGCTGGTCCGCGAATCCGAGGGCGTGCGCTGGCGGGTGTACCGGCCCGCGATCGTGGTCGGTGACTCCCGCACCGGCGAGATGGACAAGATCGACGGTCCGTACTACTTCTTCCCGGCCATCTCGCGCCTGGGCGCACTACCGACCGAACTGCCGATGCTGCTGCCCGAGTTGGGCTCGACCAATATCGTGCCGGTCGACTACGTGGCGAGTGCGATGGTCGAACTGGTGCGTCGCAGCGGGCTCGACGGGCGCACGTTCCACCTGGTCAACCCGGAGCCGCAGCCGTTCGGCGAGATCTACGGCGCGCTCGCCGCGGCGGCGGGCGCACCGACCGGAATCGGTACGGTGCCGGGCAGTGGACTCGCGCTGAGCGGGCTCGCCCACATTCCGGGCGTCGCGACGGTGCGCGATTTCCTGTTGGAGCAGTTGGGAATTCCCGCCACCGTCGCACCGCACACCTCGTTCGCGGCGGATTTCGTCTCCGACTCCACGCGGGCCCAGCTGCGCGGAACCGGTCTGACGGTACCGTCTTTCGACAGCTACGCCGAGCGGCTGTGGCAGTACTGGGCCGAGCACCTCGATCCGAACCGGGACCGGCCGGGCGACAGCGGTGACCCGCTGGACGGCCGCGTCGTCCTGATCACCGGGGCCTCCTCCGGAATCGGCCTGGCCACCGCACATGCCGTGGCCCAGCGCGGCGCGACCGTCGTGATGGTGGCGCGCGGTGTCGAGGACCTGGCGGCCGCCGCGGCCGCGGTGCGCGCCGATGGTGGTGTCGCCCATGCCTATCCGTGCGATATCACCGATTCCGACGGCGTGGAGGAATTGGTCGCGGGCGTACTCGCCGATCACGGTCACGTCGATTATCTGGTGAACAATGCGGGCCGTTCGATTCGCCGCTCGGTGGTGAATTCCACTGATCGCATGCATGATTTCGAGCGGACCATGGCGGTCAATTACTTCGGCGCGGTGCGGCTGATTCTCGCGTTGCTGCCGTCGATGCGTACGCGGCGGTTCGGGCATATCGTCAATATCTCCTCGATTGCCGTACAGACGAAGGTGCCGCGATTTGCCGCGTATGTGGCGAGCAAATCCGCGCTCGACAACTTCAGCGAAATCGCCGCCGTCGAAAATCGGGACGCGGACATCACTTTCACCTCGGTCCGCATGCCCTTGGTGCGCACCCCGATGATCGCGCCCACCGATCTCTATCGCTCGCTGCCGGTTCCGGATCCCGAACGCGCCGCCGCCATCGTGGTGCGGGCGTTGGAGGATCGCCCGCACCGCATCGACACCCCGGTCGGCACCTTCGCGCAGGCGGTCGAACTGCTGATGCCTTCGGTCAAGCGGACGATCATGCACCAGGGCTTCCGCTGGTTCGGGGAATCGCATGCGGCGCAGGGGAAGCAGACGGTGGTTCCGGGTGCACAGACCGACGATGCCGACCAGGAGTCCGGCCGCAGCGCACTGTCGTACCTCGCGCCGGTCATGCTGCCGCTGATGACACTGCCGAGTCCTGCCGCCCGCGTCACCCGCGTGATCCCGGGCCTGCATTGGTGA
- a CDS encoding bifunctional metallophosphatase/5'-nucleotidase — MTAHRRIRMIIAGLVSITLAAGCGTASDNSGGKTTSTVPGVVPLISTDDLRGAQPDEVHLFGLNDLHGNLQPPAGSTGKIAGYDAGGAAYLATHLARLKQAYPASAVVAAGDNIGASPLVSGLFHDEPTITFLNSIGLAASAVGNHEFDNGVIELARLQQGGCAPAGCSPGTPFTGAKFPYLAANVTNAEGKLPPALRPWTMLEVGGHKIGVIGTVTQETASIVFPEGIRGYSFGDEVAAINRYVPEVKAAGAETVVALLHDGGVQKTAQNVAVDYNGCANISSEVTAMATGVDPAVRALITGHSHQPYVCTIDGKVVTQAASYGRLITDITLRFGADGVQASAVNRVVTREVTPDAATTSLIDFYAGQAKPRADRPVGIAAAALPHEPAGSGESPLGDVIADSMLSVTAAAPASAVAAFMNPGGVRTDLKSGQITYGDIYTVQPFGNQVVTLTLTGSQILRLLEQQWSNPGKPTVLSPAGLTYTYVESSPTGGKVVADSVRVGGRPLNPVATYRITTNSFLASGGDGFTVFTEGTDKAVGPIDLDAFETYLKGRPALENPPARAEKR, encoded by the coding sequence ATGACAGCGCATCGTCGCATCCGCATGATCATCGCGGGACTCGTAAGCATCACCCTGGCGGCGGGGTGCGGGACCGCCTCGGACAACAGCGGCGGCAAGACCACCTCGACCGTGCCAGGAGTGGTCCCACTCATCTCGACCGACGATCTGCGCGGCGCGCAGCCGGACGAGGTGCATCTGTTCGGGCTCAACGATTTACACGGCAACCTGCAGCCGCCCGCCGGTTCGACCGGCAAGATCGCTGGCTACGACGCGGGCGGCGCGGCCTACCTTGCCACGCATCTCGCGCGGTTGAAGCAGGCCTACCCGGCCAGTGCCGTAGTGGCGGCGGGCGACAATATCGGGGCCAGCCCGCTGGTGTCCGGACTCTTCCACGACGAGCCGACCATCACATTTCTGAACTCCATCGGGCTGGCCGCCTCCGCGGTCGGCAATCACGAATTCGATAACGGCGTCATCGAATTGGCGCGGCTGCAGCAGGGCGGCTGTGCGCCGGCGGGGTGCTCGCCCGGTACGCCGTTCACCGGGGCCAAGTTCCCATATCTGGCCGCCAACGTGACCAATGCCGAGGGCAAGCTGCCGCCCGCGCTGCGGCCGTGGACGATGCTCGAGGTCGGCGGTCACAAGATCGGAGTCATCGGCACGGTGACCCAGGAGACCGCGAGTATCGTTTTCCCCGAAGGCATTCGGGGATACAGCTTCGGCGACGAGGTCGCGGCGATCAATCGGTACGTTCCCGAGGTGAAGGCGGCGGGCGCGGAAACCGTTGTGGCACTGCTGCACGACGGTGGGGTACAGAAAACCGCCCAGAACGTCGCGGTCGACTACAACGGCTGCGCGAACATCTCATCCGAAGTCACCGCCATGGCCACCGGCGTCGATCCGGCGGTGCGGGCGCTGATCACCGGACATTCGCATCAGCCATATGTCTGCACCATCGACGGCAAGGTGGTCACCCAGGCCGCCTCCTACGGCCGACTCATCACCGATATCACCCTACGCTTCGGCGCCGACGGCGTGCAGGCGTCGGCGGTCAACCGCGTAGTGACCCGCGAGGTCACACCGGACGCGGCGACCACATCGCTGATCGACTTCTATGCCGGGCAGGCCAAGCCGCGGGCGGATCGCCCGGTCGGCATCGCGGCCGCGGCACTGCCGCACGAACCGGCGGGCTCGGGCGAATCGCCGCTCGGTGACGTCATCGCCGATTCGATGCTCTCGGTCACCGCGGCGGCGCCCGCCTCGGCGGTCGCGGCCTTCATGAACCCGGGCGGCGTGCGCACCGATTTGAAGTCCGGTCAGATCACCTACGGCGATATCTACACCGTCCAGCCGTTCGGCAACCAGGTCGTCACCCTCACCCTCACCGGCAGTCAGATCCTGCGCCTGCTCGAACAACAATGGAGCAACCCGGGCAAGCCGACCGTCCTCTCACCCGCCGGGCTCACCTACACCTACGTCGAATCGAGCCCCACTGGCGGCAAGGTCGTCGCCGACAGCGTGCGCGTCGGTGGCCGGCCGCTCAATCCGGTCGCCACCTACCGGATCACCACCAACAGCTTCCTGGCCTCCGGCGGCGACGGCTTCACCGTCTTCACCGAGGGCACCGACAAGGCCGTCGGCCCCATCGATCTCGACGCCTTCGAGACCTATCTGAAGGGCCGCCCGGCACTGGAAAACCCGCCCGCCCGCGCCGAGAAGCGCTGA